From a single Bacillus gobiensis genomic region:
- a CDS encoding DUF2621 family protein, whose translation MLEGWYLWMILGWGATMIVLLAIGGFFMFRKFLKRLPKEDGRSDLDWQDYYIEKSKHLWTKEKINLLNELVSPVPDLFRDVAKAKIAGKIGELAIKEDADAISLDLIIRGYILATPKRDHKFLRKHLKEKNIDFSAYEILMK comes from the coding sequence ATGCTAGAGGGATGGTATCTATGGATGATCTTGGGCTGGGGAGCAACAATGATCGTCTTGCTTGCGATAGGCGGATTTTTTATGTTTCGAAAGTTTTTAAAACGGCTGCCGAAAGAAGACGGGAGGTCCGATCTCGATTGGCAGGACTACTATATTGAAAAAAGCAAGCATCTTTGGACAAAAGAGAAAATCAACCTGTTAAATGAATTGGTTTCGCCTGTCCCAGATCTATTTCGTGATGTTGCAAAAGCGAAAATCGCAGGAAAAATCGGCGAGCTTGCTATAAAAGAAGACGCAGATGCCATTAGCTTGGACTTGATCATCCGAGGATATATTCTTGCAACACCAAAAAGAGACCACAAATTTTTGCGAAAGCATCTAAAGGAAAAAAATATTGACTTCTCCGCTTATGAGATTTTAATGAAGTAA
- a CDS encoding small acid-soluble spore protein P: MTNKNSGKDIRKNAPKGHQLGPGQPEPLSGSKKVKNRNHSRQKHNSHHDF; the protein is encoded by the coding sequence ATGACAAATAAAAACAGCGGTAAAGACATTCGAAAAAATGCGCCAAAGGGACATCAGCTTGGACCGGGTCAGCCTGAGCCTTTAAGCGGAAGTAAAAAGGTAAAGAACAGGAATCACTCTCGCCAAAAGCATAACAGCCACCACGATTTTTAA
- a CDS encoding FbpB family small basic protein — translation MKKMRRKTLEELVLENKRELMNNTEYMSQLEEKLDERFRQK, via the coding sequence ATGAAGAAAATGAGACGAAAAACGCTTGAGGAATTGGTTCTGGAAAATAAACGAGAGCTGATGAATAATACGGAATACATGAGCCAGCTGGAAGAAAAGCTGGATGAGAGGTTTAGGCAAAAGTAA
- the acnA gene encoding aconitate hydratase AcnA has protein sequence MANQQKLVKNDVFQARKSFTVNGKTYYYYSLKALEEQGAGKVSRLPYSIKVLLESVLRQVDGKVITKEHVENLAKWGTSDVKEIDVPFKPSRVILQDFTGVPAVVDLASLRKAMDSVGGDPDKINPEIPVDLVIDHSVQVDKAGTEDALAINMDLEFERNEERYKFLSWAKKAFDNYQAVPPATGIVHQVNLEYLASVVHEQEIDGETVTYPDSLVGTDSHTTMINGIGVLGWGVGGIEAEAGMLGQPSYFPVPEVIGAKLVGKLPNGTTATDLALKVTQVLREKGVVGKFVEFYGPGVAELPLADRATIANMAPEYGATCGFFPVDDEALVYMKLTGREDKHIDVVKEYCIQNGLFYTPDAEEPEFTDTVEINLSEIEANLSGPKRPQDLIPLSAMKETFHNHLTSAAGNQGFGLEADEINKEVKFKLASGKETVMKTGAIAIAAITSCTNTSNPYVLVGAGLVAKKATELGMQVPDYVKTSLAPGSKVVTGYLVNSGLLPYLRELGFNLVGYGCTTCIGNSGPLEQEIEEAVAESDLLITSVLSGNRNFEGRIHPLVKGNYLASPPLVVAYALAGTVDIDLKTDPIGVDKDGKDVYFDDIWPTMDEINQVVNQTVTPELFKKEYEHVFDDNQRWNEIETTDEALYKWDTESTYIQNPPFFENLSVEPGTVEPLKGLRVVGKFGDSVTTDHISPAGAIGKDTPAGKYLQSKGVSPRDFNSYGSRRGNHEVMMRGTFANIRIKNQIAPGTEGGYTTFWPTGEVTSIYEACMKYKEEGTGLAVLAGKDYGMGSSRDWAAKGTNLLGIKTVIAESFERIHRSNLVLMGVLPLQFKQGENAEVLGLTGKETIEVDIDETVKPRDIVTVRATSEQGEVTSFEALVRFDSEIEIDYYRHGGILQMVLREKLK, from the coding sequence ATGGCAAATCAGCAGAAGCTTGTTAAAAATGATGTATTTCAAGCAAGAAAATCATTTACTGTGAATGGAAAAACGTACTATTATTATTCATTAAAAGCATTGGAAGAACAAGGAGCAGGAAAGGTTTCAAGACTTCCTTATTCCATCAAAGTATTGTTGGAATCCGTTCTTCGCCAAGTAGACGGCAAAGTCATTACGAAAGAACACGTGGAAAATCTGGCAAAATGGGGTACGTCGGACGTCAAGGAGATCGATGTTCCTTTTAAACCGTCGAGAGTTATTTTACAGGATTTCACTGGCGTTCCTGCAGTCGTTGACCTTGCCTCTTTACGTAAAGCAATGGATTCCGTTGGGGGAGATCCTGACAAAATCAATCCTGAAATCCCTGTGGATTTGGTTATTGACCACTCAGTACAGGTAGATAAAGCAGGTACCGAAGATGCATTGGCAATCAATATGGATCTCGAGTTTGAACGAAACGAAGAACGATACAAATTCTTAAGCTGGGCAAAGAAAGCCTTCGATAATTATCAAGCAGTACCGCCTGCAACAGGTATCGTCCACCAAGTGAATTTGGAATATCTTGCAAGCGTTGTCCATGAGCAAGAGATAGACGGAGAAACTGTTACCTATCCGGATTCTCTAGTCGGTACCGATTCTCATACGACGATGATCAATGGGATTGGCGTTCTTGGATGGGGAGTTGGCGGTATTGAAGCCGAAGCAGGTATGCTTGGTCAGCCATCTTATTTCCCAGTTCCAGAAGTGATTGGTGCAAAGCTTGTCGGTAAGCTTCCTAATGGAACGACAGCAACCGATTTGGCGCTTAAAGTGACACAGGTTCTTCGTGAAAAAGGTGTAGTTGGCAAGTTTGTTGAGTTTTATGGTCCTGGTGTTGCTGAACTTCCATTGGCCGATCGTGCAACGATTGCGAACATGGCTCCAGAGTACGGAGCGACTTGCGGATTTTTCCCTGTCGATGATGAAGCTCTGGTTTATATGAAGTTAACCGGCCGAGAAGACAAGCATATCGATGTTGTAAAAGAATACTGTATACAAAACGGCTTATTTTATACTCCTGATGCAGAGGAGCCTGAGTTTACTGATACAGTTGAAATTAATTTGTCAGAAATCGAAGCTAATCTTTCAGGACCTAAACGTCCTCAGGATTTAATCCCGCTTTCTGCAATGAAAGAAACATTTCATAATCATCTAACCAGCGCTGCCGGCAACCAAGGTTTTGGTTTGGAAGCAGATGAAATCAATAAAGAAGTAAAATTCAAGCTGGCGAGCGGAAAAGAAACGGTCATGAAAACAGGTGCAATTGCGATTGCAGCGATTACCAGCTGTACAAATACGTCAAACCCTTACGTATTGGTTGGTGCTGGCCTAGTTGCAAAAAAAGCGACGGAGCTTGGCATGCAGGTTCCTGATTACGTAAAAACATCACTTGCGCCAGGTTCAAAAGTTGTTACCGGATACTTAGTTAATTCCGGACTTCTTCCTTATCTTCGCGAGCTTGGCTTTAATCTCGTCGGCTACGGATGTACGACATGTATCGGAAACTCCGGCCCATTAGAGCAAGAAATTGAAGAAGCGGTCGCAGAAAGTGATTTATTGATCACATCAGTTCTTTCCGGGAACCGTAACTTTGAAGGAAGAATTCATCCGCTAGTGAAAGGAAACTATCTTGCATCTCCGCCGCTCGTCGTTGCCTATGCACTAGCAGGAACAGTCGATATCGATTTAAAAACAGATCCAATCGGTGTTGATAAAGACGGCAAGGATGTCTATTTTGACGACATTTGGCCAACGATGGATGAAATCAACCAAGTAGTAAATCAAACAGTAACTCCTGAATTGTTCAAAAAAGAATACGAGCACGTCTTTGATGACAATCAACGTTGGAATGAAATCGAAACAACGGACGAAGCATTGTACAAGTGGGACACTGAGTCGACGTACATTCAAAATCCGCCGTTCTTTGAAAACCTGTCAGTTGAGCCGGGAACGGTTGAACCTCTGAAAGGGCTTCGTGTCGTAGGTAAATTTGGCGATTCGGTCACAACAGATCACATTTCGCCTGCCGGAGCGATTGGTAAAGACACCCCTGCTGGTAAATACCTTCAGTCTAAAGGTGTTTCACCGCGTGACTTTAACTCTTACGGTTCAAGACGCGGTAATCATGAAGTCATGATGAGAGGAACGTTCGCGAATATCCGGATTAAAAACCAAATTGCTCCTGGAACAGAAGGCGGTTATACAACCTTTTGGCCAACTGGGGAAGTCACTTCGATTTATGAAGCGTGCATGAAATACAAAGAAGAAGGCACCGGCCTTGCCGTTCTTGCCGGTAAAGACTATGGCATGGGATCATCCCGCGACTGGGCGGCAAAAGGAACAAACCTTCTTGGTATTAAAACAGTAATAGCCGAAAGCTTTGAAAGAATTCACAGAAGCAATCTAGTATTGATGGGAGTTCTTCCTCTTCAATTTAAACAAGGTGAAAACGCCGAAGTATTAGGGTTAACTGGAAAAGAAACCATTGAAGTGGATATTGATGAAACAGTTAAACCTCGAGATATCGTTACGGTTAGAGCGACGAGTGAACAGGGTGAGGTTACATCATTTGAAGCCCTCGTTCGTTTTGACAGCGAGATCGAAATTGATTACTATCGCCATGGCGGTATCCTGCAAATGGTACTTCGCGAAAAATTGAAGTAA
- a CDS encoding Hsp20/alpha crystallin family protein has protein sequence MSKEKKAKPDDFERLDDWMKQFLDDPYAIYDDIFPIDLYETTNEYIVEADISSFHVTQIEINYHNQELCLTVKTEKEDFTKNLFLPFDLTDKSIETECANHILSIKIAKQQNGDHSSFSIILPFQ, from the coding sequence ATGTCAAAAGAAAAAAAAGCCAAGCCTGATGATTTCGAAAGATTGGACGATTGGATGAAGCAGTTTTTAGACGACCCTTATGCGATTTATGACGATATATTTCCTATCGATTTGTATGAAACAACGAATGAGTATATTGTAGAAGCCGACATAAGTTCTTTTCATGTGACCCAAATAGAAATCAATTATCATAATCAAGAACTCTGTTTAACTGTAAAGACAGAAAAAGAAGACTTTACTAAAAACCTCTTTCTCCCCTTCGATTTAACCGATAAATCCATTGAAACTGAATGTGCTAACCACATCCTCTCAATAAAAATTGCCAAGCAGCAGAACGGTGATCATTCTTCTTTCTCCATTATTCTTCCGTTCCAATAA
- a CDS encoding aspartyl-phosphate phosphatase Spo0E family protein: MTNKLLSEIEKKRDELLHVVKANGIKSPAVLEYSQQLDYLVLEYQKLHQSDR; encoded by the coding sequence TTGACTAATAAACTACTTTCAGAAATTGAGAAAAAAAGAGACGAGCTTTTACATGTAGTTAAAGCGAATGGAATAAAGTCGCCGGCTGTATTAGAATACAGCCAGCAATTAGATTATCTAGTTCTTGAATATCAAAAACTACACCAGTCAGACAGATAA
- a CDS encoding CoA-binding protein — MQNPSKEEIKNILEKSKRIAVVGLSNNSSRTSYMVAKAMQDAGYEILPVNPTIDEALGVKAVGSLKEIDGHVDIVNVFRRSEHLPAVAKEFLEADADVFWAQQGIANEEAYKLLKAEGHPVIMDFCIKVAHSLTKPSHS, encoded by the coding sequence ATGCAAAACCCTTCAAAAGAGGAAATAAAAAATATTTTAGAAAAGAGCAAACGAATTGCAGTCGTTGGCTTGTCAAATAATTCAAGCCGTACGTCATACATGGTTGCTAAAGCAATGCAGGATGCTGGCTATGAGATCCTTCCCGTCAACCCTACAATCGATGAGGCTTTAGGAGTAAAAGCTGTAGGAAGCTTGAAGGAAATCGACGGTCATGTTGATATTGTCAACGTGTTTCGCCGCTCCGAGCATTTGCCGGCAGTTGCAAAAGAATTTTTAGAAGCCGACGCTGATGTATTTTGGGCGCAGCAGGGAATTGCTAATGAAGAAGCCTACAAGCTCTTAAAAGCTGAGGGACATCCAGTTATTATGGATTTCTGCATCAAAGTTGCACATTCTTTAACAAAACCGAGTCATTCATAA
- a CDS encoding YneF family protein codes for MDLWVVILVGVLALLAGVALGFFIARKYMMSYLKKNPPINEQMLRMMMMQMGMKPSQKKINQMMKAMNNQVK; via the coding sequence ATGGATTTATGGGTTGTCATCCTGGTTGGAGTTCTTGCATTGCTTGCTGGAGTTGCACTCGGGTTTTTTATTGCTCGTAAATATATGATGAGTTATCTTAAAAAGAATCCGCCAATTAATGAGCAAATGCTTCGAATGATGATGATGCAAATGGGCATGAAGCCATCTCAGAAAAAAATTAACCAAATGATGAAAGCTATGAACAACCAAGTGAAATAA
- a CDS encoding acid-soluble spore protein N, which produces MGNQHDKQSRFAPNHLGTKPIENNRNKGKKMSDKSNKQPDIIQTKGE; this is translated from the coding sequence ATCGGAAACCAACATGACAAGCAATCAAGGTTCGCACCGAATCATTTAGGAACCAAACCGATTGAAAACAATCGCAACAAAGGAAAAAAAATGAGTGACAAGTCCAATAAACAGCCGGATATTATTCAAACAAAAGGAGAATAG
- a CDS encoding cytochrome c biogenesis protein CcdA: MGSNINYFLALGAGFLSFISPCCLPLYPAFLSYITGISTGDVQADKTMSSRKGVLHTLFFLIGFSIIFVALGYSTSFIGGFFFRYQEFIRQLGAILIIFFGLITLGVFKPEFMMKERRFHLKNRPAGIIGSVVIGMAFAAGWTPCTGPILAAVISLASTNPGSSVPYMMLYVAGFAIPFFVLSFFISKLQWIKKHQLLFMRTGGIVMIFVGILLYFDWMTKIIILLSDVFGGFTGF; this comes from the coding sequence ATGGGTTCGAATATTAATTATTTTCTTGCGTTGGGGGCAGGTTTTTTGTCATTTATTTCGCCATGCTGTCTGCCGTTATATCCTGCATTTTTGTCTTATATTACGGGAATTAGTACTGGCGATGTCCAAGCAGATAAAACAATGTCCAGCAGAAAAGGGGTACTCCATACGCTTTTTTTCCTAATCGGCTTTTCGATCATTTTTGTGGCCCTTGGGTATAGCACGTCATTCATAGGCGGCTTTTTCTTCCGTTATCAGGAGTTTATTCGTCAACTGGGGGCAATTTTGATTATCTTTTTCGGATTGATCACGCTTGGCGTGTTTAAGCCCGAGTTTATGATGAAGGAGCGCCGCTTCCATCTTAAAAACCGGCCAGCCGGAATCATTGGTTCTGTTGTTATCGGAATGGCGTTTGCAGCTGGATGGACTCCTTGTACAGGTCCGATTCTAGCAGCAGTGATTTCACTAGCTAGTACAAATCCTGGTTCATCAGTACCTTATATGATGTTATACGTCGCAGGCTTTGCCATTCCATTTTTCGTGTTGTCGTTCTTTATTTCAAAATTACAATGGATAAAAAAACATCAGCTGCTGTTCATGCGGACAGGCGGCATCGTTATGATTTTCGTAGGAATCCTGCTTTACTTTGATTGGATGACAAAAATCATTATCCTATTATCAGATGTTTTCGGAGGGTTTACAGGATTTTAG
- the parE gene encoding DNA topoisomerase IV subunit B, translating to MAMKQQFDYNDDSIQVLEGLEAVRKRPGMYIGSTDSRGLHHLVYEIVDNSVDEVLAGNGKHIIVKIHKDNSISVQDRGRGMPTGMHKLGKPTPEVILTVLHAGGKFGQGGYKTSGGLHGVGASVVNALSEWLTVTIERDGNMYRQRFENGGKPATSLDKIGTTKKTGTLIHFKPDPTMFSTIAYNFDTLSERLRESAFLIKGLKIELIDERNDTKEEYLYETGIEAFVSYLNEEKDPLCEVVSIEGEQNGIEVDFAFQFNDGYSDNILSFVNNVRTKDGGTHESGAKTALTRAFNEYARKVGLLKEKDKNLEGTDIREGLAAIISVRIPEEILQFEGQTKGKLGTSEARSAVDSIISGQLAYFLEENRETASLLVKKSIKAFQAREAARKAREEARSGKKRKRSETTLSGKLTPAGSRNPERNELYLVEGDSAGGSAKQGRDRKFQAILPLRGKVINTEKAKLSDIFKNEEINTIIHAIGGGVGVEFQVEDINYNKVVIMTDADTDGAHIQVLLLTFFYRYMKPLIEQGKVFIAMPPLYKVSKGQGKKEIIEYAWSDEEKDAILKKVGKGTTIQRYKGLGEMNPDQLWETTMNPESRTLVRVRIDDAARVERRVTTLMGDKVEPRRKWIEKNVAFGLEEESNILENETL from the coding sequence TTGGCTATGAAGCAGCAGTTTGATTATAATGATGATTCCATACAAGTACTCGAGGGCCTGGAAGCGGTTAGAAAACGCCCGGGAATGTATATCGGCTCGACAGATAGCAGGGGGCTCCATCACCTCGTCTATGAGATCGTCGATAATTCAGTGGATGAAGTGCTGGCCGGCAATGGTAAACACATCATTGTTAAAATACATAAAGATAACAGTATATCCGTCCAGGACCGGGGGAGAGGGATGCCAACCGGGATGCATAAGCTTGGAAAACCCACGCCTGAAGTCATCCTCACAGTCCTTCATGCCGGAGGAAAGTTTGGACAAGGCGGATACAAAACGAGCGGCGGCTTGCATGGTGTTGGTGCGTCTGTCGTTAATGCGCTGTCCGAATGGCTGACAGTCACGATAGAGCGGGATGGAAATATGTACAGGCAGCGCTTTGAAAACGGAGGCAAACCGGCTACCTCATTAGATAAAATCGGAACGACGAAAAAAACTGGCACACTCATTCATTTTAAGCCTGATCCAACAATGTTCAGCACGATAGCCTATAATTTTGATACGCTTTCCGAAAGATTAAGGGAATCGGCATTTCTAATCAAAGGCTTGAAAATAGAGTTAATCGATGAACGCAATGATACGAAAGAAGAATATCTTTACGAAACTGGAATTGAAGCGTTTGTAAGCTATTTAAATGAAGAAAAGGATCCTCTATGTGAAGTGGTTTCCATTGAAGGCGAGCAAAACGGGATTGAGGTCGATTTTGCCTTCCAATTTAATGATGGTTATTCTGATAACATCTTATCCTTTGTAAACAATGTTCGCACAAAAGACGGTGGCACACACGAGTCTGGCGCGAAAACAGCACTGACCCGCGCCTTTAATGAATATGCCCGCAAGGTCGGCTTATTAAAAGAAAAGGATAAAAACTTGGAAGGAACGGATATTCGGGAAGGATTGGCCGCTATTATCTCGGTACGAATACCTGAGGAGATTCTTCAGTTTGAAGGGCAAACCAAAGGGAAACTAGGTACGAGTGAAGCCAGGTCTGCAGTCGACAGTATCATTTCCGGCCAATTGGCTTATTTTCTTGAAGAAAACAGGGAAACGGCAAGCTTGCTGGTGAAAAAATCTATCAAAGCGTTTCAGGCGAGAGAAGCCGCTCGAAAGGCAAGAGAAGAAGCAAGAAGCGGGAAGAAAAGAAAGCGGTCTGAGACAACATTAAGCGGCAAGCTGACACCAGCTGGCTCGAGAAACCCCGAAAGAAATGAACTTTACCTTGTCGAAGGTGATTCTGCCGGAGGTTCCGCAAAACAAGGGAGAGACCGAAAATTTCAGGCGATTTTGCCTCTTCGGGGAAAAGTGATCAATACAGAAAAAGCAAAGCTGTCTGATATCTTTAAAAATGAGGAAATCAATACGATCATCCATGCCATTGGCGGCGGGGTCGGAGTTGAATTCCAAGTTGAGGATATCAATTACAATAAAGTAGTCATAATGACAGATGCGGATACGGATGGCGCCCATATACAAGTACTTCTCCTGACGTTTTTCTATCGCTATATGAAGCCTCTCATAGAACAGGGGAAGGTATTTATCGCGATGCCGCCCCTTTACAAGGTGAGCAAAGGACAGGGTAAAAAAGAAATCATTGAATACGCTTGGTCTGACGAAGAAAAAGATGCTATTCTCAAAAAAGTTGGGAAAGGCACTACGATTCAACGATACAAAGGACTGGGTGAGATGAATCCCGACCAGCTATGGGAAACCACGATGAACCCAGAATCAAGAACGCTTGTCCGGGTACGAATCGATGATGCTGCAAGAGTTGAACGAAGAGTAACAACGTTGATGGGAGATAAAGTAGAGCCGAGAAGAAAATGGATTGAAAAAAATGTAGCGTTTGGACTTGAAGAGGAAAGTAATATTTTAGAAAATGAAACCCTCTAA
- a CDS encoding acyl-CoA thioesterase, translated as MYISKKEIEVRYAETDQMGIVYHANYLIWMELGRTALIQEMGFSYADMEKDGIISPVIDIAVSYKKSLHYGETAIVYTWVEAYNGFKTTYGYEIKTPDNETALTGTSSHICVKKENFKPIQFRKYYPEWHKAYEEAKK; from the coding sequence ATGTATATTTCAAAAAAAGAAATCGAGGTCAGGTATGCTGAAACTGATCAAATGGGAATCGTGTATCATGCCAACTATTTGATTTGGATGGAGCTTGGAAGAACGGCCTTAATTCAAGAGATGGGATTTTCCTATGCGGATATGGAGAAAGATGGGATTATCTCTCCCGTAATTGATATCGCTGTCAGCTATAAAAAATCTCTCCATTATGGGGAGACAGCTATCGTATATACGTGGGTTGAAGCATATAACGGTTTTAAAACGACATACGGTTATGAAATTAAAACGCCGGACAACGAAACAGCGCTGACGGGGACATCTTCTCATATTTGTGTAAAAAAAGAGAACTTTAAGCCGATTCAATTTAGAAAGTATTACCCGGAATGGCACAAAGCGTATGAAGAGGCGAAAAAATAA
- the sspO gene encoding small acid-soluble spore protein O: protein MTKRKANHVVNGMNAAKAQGRGAGYNEEHQEVLTEEERQNNKKRKTNR, encoded by the coding sequence TTGACTAAGCGAAAAGCCAATCATGTCGTAAATGGCATGAATGCAGCAAAGGCGCAAGGCAGAGGTGCCGGCTATAACGAGGAACACCAAGAGGTATTAACTGAAGAGGAAAGACAAAACAATAAAAAAAGAAAAACCAACAGGTAA
- the tlp gene encoding small acid-soluble spore protein Tlp, which yields MTENNQPNPDNRSDNVEKLQDMVQNTIENFEEAEDTLQFASNDEKEQIQAKNKRRAESIESMRSEIQDESADRQNNE from the coding sequence ATGACAGAAAACAACCAACCAAACCCGGATAATCGTTCGGACAACGTCGAAAAACTTCAGGATATGGTTCAGAATACAATCGAAAATTTCGAAGAAGCGGAAGACACGCTGCAATTTGCCTCAAATGATGAAAAAGAACAAATACAAGCAAAAAATAAAAGAAGAGCAGAAAGCATAGAATCGATGCGAAGTGAAATACAGGATGAATCGGCCGACCGGCAAAATAATGAGTAA
- a CDS encoding redoxin family protein: protein MKIKFFAVAFLLGLTCFAIWNVFTHQKPAIGISEGNEAPDFTLQTLDGKAVSLSDYKGKKVFLNFWATWCKPCIEEMPDLETLQNKSEEEVAVLAVNFTSSEKNSAAVRNFAEKHNITFPVLLDEKGINARYEIISYPTTFLINEEGIITEIKLGSMTLKEMEQKLSDL, encoded by the coding sequence GTGAAAATTAAATTTTTTGCCGTGGCTTTTCTTCTGGGATTAACCTGTTTTGCGATTTGGAATGTTTTTACTCATCAAAAGCCTGCAATAGGTATTTCTGAGGGTAATGAAGCTCCGGACTTCACATTGCAAACGTTAGACGGTAAAGCTGTCTCACTTTCAGATTACAAAGGAAAAAAAGTCTTTTTGAATTTTTGGGCGACATGGTGCAAGCCGTGTATTGAAGAAATGCCAGATTTGGAAACGCTTCAAAATAAAAGTGAGGAAGAGGTGGCCGTATTAGCCGTCAATTTTACATCCTCTGAAAAAAACTCTGCAGCAGTTCGGAATTTTGCCGAAAAACACAATATTACCTTTCCGGTTTTGTTGGATGAGAAAGGGATCAATGCACGGTATGAGATTATTTCGTATCCGACGACGTTTCTCATAAATGAAGAAGGAATCATTACAGAAATCAAGCTTGGCAGTATGACATTAAAAGAAATGGAACAAAAGCTATCTGATCTATAA
- a CDS encoding CcdC family protein — protein MMIILSSVFAVFMALLVMFIRVKSSEKPATSKKIILPPIFMSTGALMFLFPVFKVTAAEFLEAIAVGMFFSIFLIITSKFEVRENQIYLKRSKAFIFILIGLLVIRIVMKTVMSSTVDYGALSGMFWILAFGMIVPWRVAMYISYRKLYSKLHSSNIQLN, from the coding sequence TTGATGATTATACTATCCTCCGTTTTTGCAGTTTTCATGGCTCTCCTTGTCATGTTTATTAGGGTGAAATCGTCTGAAAAGCCGGCTACCTCGAAAAAAATTATTTTGCCGCCCATATTCATGAGCACAGGCGCGCTTATGTTTCTTTTTCCTGTGTTTAAAGTGACCGCTGCCGAGTTTTTGGAAGCCATTGCAGTTGGGATGTTTTTTTCGATTTTTTTAATCATTACATCTAAGTTTGAAGTCCGGGAGAATCAAATTTATTTGAAACGTTCGAAGGCATTTATTTTTATTCTCATTGGTCTTTTAGTTATCCGGATTGTGATGAAGACGGTTATGAGCTCAACAGTGGATTACGGCGCGTTAAGCGGAATGTTTTGGATATTGGCCTTCGGAATGATTGTGCCATGGAGAGTGGCGATGTATATATCCTATCGAAAGCTTTATAGCAAGCTTCACTCATCAAATATCCAGTTAAATTAA
- the plsY gene encoding glycerol-3-phosphate 1-O-acyltransferase PlsY, giving the protein MVTALLFVAAYLLGSIPSGLIVGKLGKGIDIREHGSGNLGATNAFRTLGVPSGSIVIVSDILKGTIAASLPYFFIEPTVTPLCLLLGVAAVIGHIFPVFAGFKGGKAVATSGGVLLFYSPLLFITMIGVFFLLLYLSKYVSLSSMLAGIYAVIFSLFTGDLFLIIIVLALTSAVIYRHRANIKRIMNKTEPKITWL; this is encoded by the coding sequence ATGGTAACTGCTTTATTATTTGTTGCTGCTTATTTGCTTGGCAGCATTCCATCCGGTTTAATCGTCGGAAAACTTGGGAAAGGTATTGATATCAGGGAGCACGGAAGCGGGAATTTAGGAGCAACGAACGCATTTAGAACACTAGGCGTTCCGTCCGGTTCAATTGTTATTGTTTCTGATATATTAAAAGGAACAATTGCGGCAAGCCTCCCATATTTTTTTATAGAACCAACAGTTACACCATTATGTTTGCTTTTGGGTGTCGCTGCAGTAATAGGTCACATCTTCCCTGTTTTTGCAGGATTTAAAGGCGGAAAAGCAGTAGCTACGTCTGGAGGGGTCTTGCTCTTTTATTCCCCTTTGTTATTTATTACAATGATCGGAGTCTTCTTTCTTTTGCTTTATTTATCAAAATACGTTTCCCTGTCGTCGATGCTTGCCGGGATCTATGCAGTGATTTTCAGTTTATTCACCGGTGATCTTTTTCTGATCATCATTGTATTGGCATTGACGAGTGCCGTCATTTACAGGCATCGAGCAAATATAAAGAGGATCATGAATAAAACGGAACCGAAAATCACTTGGTTATAA
- a CDS encoding HesB/YadR/YfhF family protein, which yields MDVKIDANALNWYKDELDLQNGDYVRFFVRYGGCSAVQQGFSLGVAKDRPQHLGVSTEVEGITFFIEEQDVWYFDDHDLVVGYSTSLEEPEFQYA from the coding sequence ATGGATGTCAAAATAGATGCGAATGCGCTGAATTGGTATAAAGACGAATTGGATTTGCAGAATGGCGACTATGTCAGATTTTTTGTTCGCTACGGTGGCTGCAGTGCAGTTCAACAAGGATTTTCATTAGGTGTTGCTAAGGATCGCCCTCAGCATCTCGGCGTCAGCACTGAAGTTGAAGGCATTACCTTTTTTATCGAAGAGCAGGATGTTTGGTATTTCGACGACCATGATCTCGTCGTAGGTTACAGCACTTCCTTGGAAGAACCTGAATTTCAATATGCCTAA